A genomic stretch from Carassius auratus strain Wakin unplaced genomic scaffold, ASM336829v1 scaf_tig00217443, whole genome shotgun sequence includes:
- the LOC113100992 gene encoding tyrosine-protein kinase JAK2-like: protein MSRTASEQKHQSETPEIRLRWETQDLLFHSSQKLLFYEDKHQLPAPKWTELASVINSCMEYEPLLRPSFRAIIRDLNSFFTPDYELLVESDTVPSRHRALGLVGAFESQEPTQFEARHLICLQLLGKGNFGSVEKCRYDPLQDNTGEVVAVKKLQHSTAEHLRDFEREIEILRSLQHENIVRYKGVCLPQSMLVLRHHSHSLSLSLSLSLCLSGMRGA, encoded by the exons ATGAGCAGAACCGCAAGCGAACAGAAACATCAGAGTGAGACGCCAGAGATCCGGCTCCGCTGGGAAACACAGGATTTACTCTTTCATTCATCACAG AAGCTGCTGTTCTACGAAGACAAGCACCAGCTCCCAGCTCCGAAGTGGACAGAGCTGGCCAGCGTGATCAACAGCTGCATGGAGTACGAGCCGCTGCTGAGACCCTCGTTCAGAGCCATCATCCGAGACCTCAACAGCTTCTTCACACCAG aCTACGAGCTGCTGGTGGAGAGTGACACGGTTCCCAGCAGGCATCGGGCTCTGGGTCTCGTCGGAGCGTTCGAGAGTCAGGAACCCACTCAGTTTGAGGCCAGACACCTGATCTGCCTGCAGCTGCTGGGGAAG gggAACTTCGGCAGCGTGGAGAAGTGCCGCTACGACCCGCTGCAGGACAACACGGGTGAAGTGGTGGCGGTGAAGAAGCTGCAGCACAGCACGGCCGAACACCTGCGAGACTTCGAGCGTGAGATCGAGATCCTGCGCTCGCTGCAGCACGAGAACATCGTCAGATACAAGGGAGTGTGTCTGCCCCAGAGCATGCTGGTCCTGAGACACCAttcacacagtctctctctctctctctctctctcgctttgcCTGTCGGGAATGAGGGGTGCGTGA
- the LOC113100996 gene encoding univin-like isoform X1 produces MKTVQSIPRPSSAGVDKSLLSQALQTTSIHSFPESRAFVTRLECSPAVMPLVLCVVAVLFGCPLGEMFVLHPSPEASAVKANRCKGDLEIRKILLESLNLQQEPRVSMSKMHHLREQWKASFRSSLTSAPAGNATFPEDSRNSSCCKHSCQIFIKDLGWEHWVVYPESITFVKCRSCASESTDAPAQCCLPTAHVIVPFVYMDDWSGVVLSSVSLIRECGCDPGEETQNPEVMTPS; encoded by the exons ATGAAAACAGTACAAAGTATTCCAAGGCCAAGCTCGGCCGGGGTAGATAAATCCCTGCTTTCCCAGGCGCTTCAAACAACATCCATTCATTCCTTTCCAGAGTCCAGAGCTTTTGTCACGAGACTCGAGTGTTCTCCTGCAGTCATGCCTCTGGTGCTGTGTGTCGTCGCCGTTTTGTTCGGGTGTCCTCTCGGAGAGATGTTTGTTCTGCATCCTTCACCTGAGGCATCTGCTGTCAAAGCCAACAG atgcAAGGGAGACCTGGAAATCAGGAAAATCCTTCTGGAATCTCTAAACCTCCAGCAGGAGCCTCGTGTGTCCATGTCGAAGATGCATCATTTACGTGAGCAGTGGAAAGCCAGTTTCAGAAGCAGCCTCACATCAGCACCAG CAGGTAACGCAACGTTTCCCGAGGACTCCAGAAACTCAAGCTGCTGCAAACATTCCTGTCAGATCTTCATTAAAG ATCTGGGCTGGGAGCATTGGGTGGTTTATCCAGAGAGCATCACCTTCGTCAAGTGCCGATCCTGCGCTTCTGAGAGCACAGATGCACCTGCGCAG TGCTGCCTGCCGACCGCTCACGTCATCGTCCCATTCGTCTACATGGACGACTGGAGCGGTGTGGTTCTGTCCTCGGTGAGTCTGATCCGTGAGTGCGGCTGTGACCCCGGAGAGGAAACACAGAACCCAGAGGTCATGACCCCGTCCTAG
- the LOC113100996 gene encoding bone morphogenetic protein 5-like isoform X2: protein MKTVQSIPRPSSAGVDKSLLSQALQTTSIHSFPESRAFVTRLECSPAVMPLVLCVVAVLFGCPLGEMFVLHPSPEASAVKANRCKGDLEIRKILLESLNLQQEPRVSMSKMHHLREQWKASFRSSLTSAPGNATFPEDSRNSSCCKHSCQIFIKDLGWEHWVVYPESITFVKCRSCASESTDAPAQCCLPTAHVIVPFVYMDDWSGVVLSSVSLIRECGCDPGEETQNPEVMTPS from the exons ATGAAAACAGTACAAAGTATTCCAAGGCCAAGCTCGGCCGGGGTAGATAAATCCCTGCTTTCCCAGGCGCTTCAAACAACATCCATTCATTCCTTTCCAGAGTCCAGAGCTTTTGTCACGAGACTCGAGTGTTCTCCTGCAGTCATGCCTCTGGTGCTGTGTGTCGTCGCCGTTTTGTTCGGGTGTCCTCTCGGAGAGATGTTTGTTCTGCATCCTTCACCTGAGGCATCTGCTGTCAAAGCCAACAG atgcAAGGGAGACCTGGAAATCAGGAAAATCCTTCTGGAATCTCTAAACCTCCAGCAGGAGCCTCGTGTGTCCATGTCGAAGATGCATCATTTACGTGAGCAGTGGAAAGCCAGTTTCAGAAGCAGCCTCACATCAGCACCAG GTAACGCAACGTTTCCCGAGGACTCCAGAAACTCAAGCTGCTGCAAACATTCCTGTCAGATCTTCATTAAAG ATCTGGGCTGGGAGCATTGGGTGGTTTATCCAGAGAGCATCACCTTCGTCAAGTGCCGATCCTGCGCTTCTGAGAGCACAGATGCACCTGCGCAG TGCTGCCTGCCGACCGCTCACGTCATCGTCCCATTCGTCTACATGGACGACTGGAGCGGTGTGGTTCTGTCCTCGGTGAGTCTGATCCGTGAGTGCGGCTGTGACCCCGGAGAGGAAACACAGAACCCAGAGGTCATGACCCCGTCCTAG